From one Lycium barbarum isolate Lr01 chromosome 6, ASM1917538v2, whole genome shotgun sequence genomic stretch:
- the LOC132645752 gene encoding transcription factor UNE10 — translation MNQCVPSWDLDESPNPPKNPIQTQSNSLAPDVPSLDYEVAELTWENGHLAMHGLGPPRVPHKPISSYGGTLESIVNQATRPNPPHHHGKPVVDGNKHGGDEVVPWFNNHQANAYTPPATALVTMTKDALVPCSRNTDHHGRSVHMPGLDGSAHVGSCSGTTNSRDWMAAPRMTVGPTQHEWSSRADMSVSGSATCGGDSRQLTVDTFDRELGTTMFTSTSMGSPENTSSDKQCTNRTGDDHDSVCHSRPQREAGDEEDENDKKGSKNSSPSTKRKRAAAIHNQSERKRRDKINQRMKTLQKLVPNSSKTDKASMLDEVIEYLKQLQAQVHMVSRMNISPAMMLPLAMQQQLQMSMMGMGMGMGMGMGVAGVLDINRPNIAGLPPFLHPTAATAAFMQPMTSWDSSSATAAAAGGVIPDPLTALLACQSQPMTMDAYSKMAAFYQQFQQPPAASGPKLN, via the exons ATGAACCAGTGTGTACCGAGTTGGGATCTCGACGAGTCTCCCAATCCTCCAAAAAATCCTATTCAAACTCAATCCAATTCTTTAGCTCCTGATGTCCCCTC GTTGGATTATGAAGTAGCGGAGCTAACATGGGAAAATGGTCATTTAGCAATGCATGGATTAGGTCCTCCACGGGTCCCTCATAAGCCCATATCAAGCTACGGAGGCACCCTTGAATCCATAGTAAACCAAGCAACCCGACCCAACCCCCCTCATCACCACGGTAAACCCGTCGTAGACGGGAACAAACACGGTGGTGATGAGGTGGTCCCTTGGTTCAACAACCACCAAGCCAACGCCTACACTCCTCCAGCTACCGCCTTAGTCACCATGACAAAGGATGCCTTAGTGCCATGTTCAAGAAACACCGACCACCACGGACGCTCCGTCCACATGCCGGGGCTTGACGGCTCCGCACACGTGGGGTCATGCAGTGGCACAACCAACAGCAGAGACTGGATGGCGGCGCCACGCATGACAGTAGGCCCCACTCAACATGAGTGGAGCAGCCGTGCGGATATGAGTGTAAGTGGAAGTGCAACTTGTGGAGGAGATAGCCGCCAATTGACTGTTGACACGTTTGATAGAGAATTGGGTACAACTATGTTCACTTCTACATCTATGGGGTCACCGGAAAACACCAGTTCTGACAAGCAGTGCACTAATAGGACGGGGGATGACCATGATTCCGTTTGTCACAGCAGACCTCAG AGGGAGGCAGGTGATGAGGAGGATGAGAATGACAAAAAAGGGTCTAAAAACTCTTCACCTTCCACAAAGAGGAAGAGGGCAGCTGCCATCCATAACCAGTCTGAACGA AAAAGAAGAGACAAGATTAATCAAAGGATGAAGACACTGCAAAAGTTGGTTCCAAATTCGAGTAAG ACAGACAAAGCATCAATGCTTGATGAGGTTATAGAATATTTGAAGCAACTACAAGCTCAAGTTCATATGGTGAGCAGGAtgaacatatcaccagccatgaTGTTACCTTTGGCAATGCAACAACAGTTACAAATGTCTATGATGGGAATGGGTATGGGTATGGGCATGGGCATGGGAGTTGCCGGAGTTCTGGATATCAACCGCCCCAATATCGCCGGACTTCCGCCCTTTCTCCACCCTACAGCCGCCACCGCCGCCTTCATGCAGCCCATGACCTCCTGGGACAGCTCTAGTGCCACTGCTGCCGCTGCTGGTGGTGTTATCCCTGATCCTTTAACTGCCTTACTCGCTTGCCAATCACAG